From Streptomyces griseorubiginosus, one genomic window encodes:
- a CDS encoding TetR/AcrR family transcriptional regulator — MTERTPRKDAVRNRAALLAAADALFTDDGSAEAVTMADVATAAGVGKASLFRAFGDRTGLIRALYEARLEPVRQAVESGPPPLGPETPAPERVFALLDTLLCFKLDNRHLVLALEGTGDDSPYRAEHYGHWHALLETTLRRIPGLQDPAFTAHALLAATRADLVEHLAGHEGVSRETLRAELATFTARVLG, encoded by the coding sequence ATGACCGAGCGCACCCCACGCAAGGACGCCGTCCGGAATCGGGCGGCCCTCCTCGCGGCCGCCGACGCGCTCTTCACCGACGACGGGAGCGCGGAAGCCGTCACGATGGCCGACGTCGCGACCGCGGCCGGAGTCGGCAAGGCGTCGCTCTTCCGTGCCTTCGGCGACCGCACCGGGCTGATCCGCGCGCTGTACGAGGCCCGGCTCGAACCGGTGCGGCAGGCCGTGGAATCGGGGCCGCCGCCGCTCGGGCCCGAAACCCCCGCGCCGGAGCGGGTGTTCGCCCTTCTCGACACCCTGCTGTGCTTCAAGCTCGACAACCGCCACCTCGTCCTGGCCCTCGAGGGCACCGGGGACGACAGCCCGTACCGGGCGGAGCACTACGGACACTGGCACGCCCTGCTGGAAACCACCCTGCGCAGGATCCCCGGCCTCCAGGACCCCGCCTTCACCGCCCACGCCCTCCTCGCCGCCACTCGAGCCGACCTCGTCGAACACCTCGCCGGGCACGAGGGCGTCTCCCGAGAAACGCTGCGCGCCGAACTGGCCACCTTCACCGCGAGAGTCCTCGGTTGA
- a CDS encoding DUF1707 domain-containing protein, whose translation MPGEISPTGKRADPDSSPELRASHADRDRVVDVLRIAAGDGLLTADELDERLEVALSARTVRELTELTADLPAVSASTGTAVAEVKDVLRIEGIHSGAVRREGRWVVPRRLELATAWCEVTLDFTQAVITQDTLRIDMNMAGKKLTLITKPGIVVDTGALSLAHSKIKIRQAPEPGTPIALRVELVGTAAHGRVVVRPARRTFGQWLLRKSTALPAGD comes from the coding sequence ATGCCGGGAGAGATCTCGCCCACCGGGAAACGTGCCGACCCCGACTCGTCACCCGAGCTGAGGGCCTCTCATGCGGACCGGGACCGGGTGGTGGACGTGCTGCGCATAGCGGCGGGGGACGGCCTGCTGACCGCGGACGAGCTGGACGAACGCCTCGAAGTCGCCCTGTCGGCACGCACCGTCAGGGAACTCACCGAACTGACCGCTGACCTGCCGGCCGTGTCCGCTTCGACCGGCACCGCCGTAGCGGAGGTCAAGGACGTACTCCGGATCGAGGGCATTCACAGTGGTGCGGTCAGGCGCGAGGGGCGCTGGGTGGTCCCGCGGAGGCTGGAGCTGGCCACGGCGTGGTGTGAGGTGACGCTCGACTTCACTCAGGCGGTGATCACACAGGACACCTTGCGGATCGACATGAACATGGCGGGCAAGAAACTGACGTTGATCACCAAGCCAGGCATCGTGGTCGATACCGGCGCCCTGAGCCTCGCGCACAGCAAGATCAAGATTCGTCAGGCCCCAGAGCCCGGGACGCCGATCGCACTGCGCGTGGAGTTGGTCGGCACGGCAGCCCACGGCCGCGTCGTGGTGCGGCCCGCACGGCGGACCTTCGGACAGTGGCTCCTGCGCAAATCCACCGCCCTACCCGCAGGCGACTGA
- a CDS encoding DUF4232 domain-containing protein, with translation MRYVNGMRGSAMVVVVASAALGVAGCQPGGGGADVAKGITPSAAVSSAADSSTPGAPKPGSADSGSSTASGAPTPSASRPAPAASTPASSAPAPGGSAATCSAGSLKATARQAAVRPSGTGTGAAVVEFTNVSGRTCVLKGHPTVAGAGNGSPEMNVPLTVKPTGAAASVKVAPSGTAWVKLTFVQVQGEGDGYCESGSAPVVYPTMVVGLPGSGAHQVALDDGQFAECDDTVTVTGVSAVRPS, from the coding sequence ATGCGGTACGTGAACGGAATGCGCGGTTCGGCAATGGTGGTCGTCGTGGCTTCGGCGGCGCTGGGGGTGGCGGGATGTCAGCCCGGTGGGGGCGGTGCGGACGTCGCCAAGGGCATCACCCCGTCCGCGGCCGTGAGTTCAGCGGCCGACTCGTCCACACCCGGCGCCCCGAAGCCCGGCAGCGCCGACTCCGGTTCCTCTACGGCCTCCGGCGCACCGACGCCCTCCGCCTCCCGGCCCGCTCCCGCCGCCTCCACACCGGCGTCGTCCGCACCCGCCCCAGGCGGTTCGGCGGCGACCTGTTCCGCGGGCAGCCTGAAGGCGACCGCCCGTCAGGCCGCCGTACGGCCGTCTGGTACGGGTACCGGGGCGGCCGTCGTCGAGTTCACCAACGTGTCCGGACGGACGTGCGTCCTCAAGGGGCACCCCACGGTGGCCGGCGCCGGAAACGGCTCTCCCGAGATGAACGTGCCGCTCACCGTCAAGCCGACCGGAGCCGCGGCGTCGGTGAAGGTGGCTCCCAGCGGAACGGCGTGGGTGAAGCTGACGTTCGTGCAGGTTCAGGGAGAGGGCGACGGGTACTGCGAGTCCGGTTCGGCGCCCGTCGTGTACCCCACGATGGTCGTCGGGCTGCCGGGGTCCGGGGCACACCAGGTGGCCCTGGACGACGGGCAGTTCGCCGAGTGCGACGACACCGTGACCGTCACCGGCGTATCGGCGGTCAGGCCTTCCTGA
- a CDS encoding sigma-70 family RNA polymerase sigma factor, whose translation MKSPSDDDLGHGFAEGDESCLNEAYRRWGALLFTVALRRLGDPEEAKDVTQQVFVGAWRGRENYDPKRGSLKAWLMGVTHKKVADQLTRRSRHLRDVQAVTTQAAASSPQQDGAADSVLDFVLLTDELEKLPEQQRTVLKMAFYEDLTQAQIAQRTGLPLGTVKSNTRRGLLRMKNRLEVDGGAHG comes from the coding sequence GTGAAGTCCCCTTCCGACGACGACCTGGGCCATGGCTTCGCCGAGGGCGACGAGTCGTGCCTCAACGAGGCGTACCGGCGCTGGGGTGCACTGCTCTTCACCGTGGCCCTGCGGAGGCTGGGCGATCCGGAGGAGGCGAAGGACGTCACCCAGCAGGTCTTCGTGGGAGCGTGGCGAGGCCGCGAGAACTACGATCCGAAGCGTGGATCGCTCAAGGCATGGCTCATGGGCGTCACCCACAAGAAGGTGGCCGACCAGCTCACCCGACGCTCTCGCCACCTCAGAGACGTCCAAGCAGTGACCACACAAGCTGCCGCAAGCAGCCCTCAGCAGGACGGCGCGGCAGATTCCGTGCTGGACTTCGTGTTGCTGACGGACGAGTTGGAAAAGCTTCCCGAACAGCAACGGACTGTGCTCAAAATGGCGTTCTACGAGGATCTCACTCAGGCGCAGATCGCACAGCGCACAGGACTGCCGCTGGGCACCGTCAAGAGCAACACGCGGCGCGGGCTGCTGCGCATGAAGAACCGGTTGGAGGTGGACGGTGGAGCACACGGATGA
- a CDS encoding class F sortase: MSKPSPRHLMHTGLVVALLGLAVSALTIIGTWPGRSGAGGKDFGPLAGSRSPAGLGKVTSQLSTPSGNFSVPTTAARVAAPSSLSLPRLGVRAVIEAVGVSADGQAEVPEDPQRVGWYRFSPAPGSAEGSSVVVGHVDSDGRGLGVLVALNDVRRGDRVVVVRKDGKKVAYRVASRRTVSKKDLATSGAFRRDGPAVLTLITCTGPYRPDEGGYQNNLVVTAVGAPT, encoded by the coding sequence ATGAGCAAACCCTCGCCACGCCATCTGATGCATACCGGGTTGGTCGTCGCGCTGTTGGGGCTCGCTGTCTCCGCGTTGACCATCATCGGCACCTGGCCCGGACGGTCCGGGGCCGGTGGCAAGGACTTCGGTCCCCTGGCGGGCAGCCGCTCGCCGGCCGGCCTCGGGAAGGTGACATCGCAACTGTCCACACCTTCCGGGAACTTCAGCGTCCCGACGACTGCGGCTCGGGTGGCCGCGCCGTCCTCGCTGTCACTGCCGCGACTCGGTGTCCGTGCGGTGATCGAAGCGGTGGGCGTCTCGGCCGATGGGCAGGCGGAGGTTCCGGAGGACCCACAGCGGGTCGGCTGGTACCGCTTCTCTCCCGCACCGGGATCGGCCGAAGGATCGTCCGTCGTCGTGGGGCACGTCGATTCCGACGGTCGCGGCCTGGGCGTCCTGGTCGCTCTCAACGACGTCCGCCGAGGCGATCGCGTAGTGGTGGTCCGCAAGGACGGGAAAAAGGTCGCCTACCGGGTCGCATCACGCCGCACGGTGAGCAAGAAGGACCTGGCGACTTCGGGAGCATTCCGCAGAGACGGACCAGCGGTCCTGACCTTGATCACCTGTACTGGCCCCTATCGCCCCGACGAGGGCGGATATCAGAACAATCTGGTCGTCACGGCCGTGGGGGCACCGACGTGA
- a CDS encoding type II toxin-antitoxin system PemK/MazF family toxin, with amino-acid sequence MQRGEVRWVECDERRPVVVLSGDESRGFRAMQVVAPAGVDISGLGVEVAVGAPCTWLTTLSRDDLINQAGVLSSAKLSDMTDALRLGGLK; translated from the coding sequence GTGCAACGCGGCGAAGTCCGGTGGGTCGAGTGCGACGAGCGGCGGCCGGTCGTGGTCCTGTCGGGTGACGAGTCGCGGGGGTTCCGGGCGATGCAGGTCGTCGCTCCGGCTGGCGTCGACATCAGTGGTCTGGGAGTCGAAGTGGCCGTAGGAGCCCCTTGCACCTGGCTGACCACACTGTCCCGGGACGACCTGATCAACCAGGCGGGGGTCCTGTCCTCCGCGAAGCTCAGCGACATGACGGATGCTCTCCGTCTCGGCGGGCTCAAGTAG
- a CDS encoding SigE family RNA polymerase sigma factor, with translation MNADEERQFREFVTARSRSLLHTAYLLTGDWEQGRDLLQTALASTARRWSKLRNREQPEIYVRRALYHAQVDRFRLLSWGRETVTDSLPDRPSAQGAALADTVVQRQDIMAALRRLPKRQRAVIVLRYFEDRPDQEIAAILGVAPGTVRSQTHKALATLRSALGETGQSASSTASGRGVTA, from the coding sequence TTGAACGCCGACGAGGAACGCCAGTTCCGCGAGTTCGTGACGGCGCGGTCGAGATCGCTGCTGCACACGGCCTACCTGCTGACCGGGGACTGGGAACAGGGCCGGGACCTGCTCCAGACCGCGCTTGCCTCCACAGCCAGACGCTGGTCCAAGCTCCGCAACCGGGAACAGCCGGAAATCTATGTGCGCCGCGCGCTCTACCACGCCCAGGTGGACCGCTTCCGGCTGCTCAGCTGGGGGCGGGAGACGGTCACGGACTCCTTGCCGGACCGACCCTCCGCACAGGGCGCCGCGTTGGCCGACACCGTCGTGCAGCGGCAGGACATCATGGCCGCGCTGCGGCGGCTGCCCAAGCGTCAGCGTGCGGTGATCGTGCTGCGCTACTTCGAGGACCGGCCGGACCAGGAGATCGCCGCGATCCTGGGCGTCGCCCCGGGCACGGTCCGCAGCCAGACCCACAAAGCCCTCGCCACTCTCAGAAGCGCCCTGGGCGAAACAGGGCAGTCCGCCTCCTCCACCGCCTCCGGAAGGGGCGTGACCGCATGA
- a CDS encoding snapalysin family zinc-dependent metalloprotease, with amino-acid sequence MPLGTWLKAGTSATALVLAMAGAATAAPAAAPAAQAATVTLRYDDSRAAGWEAAIAAGVASWNANVSNVRLVEAAPGTAAEIVIVATTGWPQATLGPVRPGRQVRVELGSQAVDQGFNKTRIAAHELGHSLGLPDTKPGPCSQLMSGSSAGTACTNATPNATERSRVQSAYAGGLAALAPADNRILIDAP; translated from the coding sequence ATGCCCCTCGGCACTTGGCTCAAGGCAGGCACCTCCGCCACAGCGCTCGTCCTCGCCATGGCGGGCGCCGCGACCGCCGCCCCCGCCGCCGCGCCCGCCGCGCAGGCAGCAACGGTGACCCTTCGCTACGACGACAGCCGCGCCGCAGGCTGGGAGGCCGCGATCGCGGCCGGAGTCGCCTCGTGGAACGCCAACGTGAGCAACGTCCGTCTGGTGGAAGCGGCACCCGGCACCGCGGCCGAGATCGTGATCGTCGCCACCACGGGCTGGCCGCAGGCCACGCTCGGCCCCGTTCGTCCGGGCCGTCAGGTCCGCGTCGAACTCGGCAGCCAGGCCGTGGACCAGGGCTTCAACAAGACCCGGATCGCCGCGCACGAACTCGGGCACAGCCTCGGCCTGCCGGACACCAAGCCCGGCCCCTGTTCACAGCTGATGTCGGGGTCGAGCGCCGGCACGGCCTGCACCAACGCCACACCGAACGCCACCGAGCGCTCCCGCGTGCAGTCCGCCTACGCCGGCGGACTCGCCGCGCTCGCCCCCGCCGACAACCGGATCCTCATCGACGCGCCCTGA
- a CDS encoding MFS transporter — translation MMFAVAMTFIDQTIVSIAAPDIVRELGLSASGMQWVINAYLLALAAFFAVGGRLADLYGPRRIVVVGTLVFVVSSVMCGCVPKGDAAQGWLIGFRAVQGVGAALLFPAALAVVVAVFPAERRGRALALFFGLSGALTAVGPLLGGWLTAAWTWRAVFWVNVPVAVVALGLTAMAHIADRRRTGTLDIVGAALMAAGMGLSVLGFQQAYTWGWDSPATWLCVAGGLAILVVFVRYERGVRHPLIDLRVFRDKGFTIDAVVLFFAMLAFVPLFFFASVYAQVSLSASPNQAALFLLYVFAGFAIASQWGGRILDQRGARPALKAGGVLGCVGFALWAGKLTDLSMHDQWPYAALAGAGIGFILAPASTDAVNRAIGPSYGEVTGVTQTVRNYAASVGMAVFGTMLTHVTRSNVTDTLQARGLSAEQARDTAHHVSSSITGSGDASPPSGTGAAASQMRDLVSTVRMDFAEANQWVFYGMAVALGIAFLFALRHPGGTPAEATADGGVSSAEDAAASGALSAEDAQHRHTPTRTD, via the coding sequence ATGATGTTCGCGGTGGCGATGACGTTCATCGATCAGACCATCGTCTCGATCGCCGCCCCGGACATCGTCCGGGAGCTGGGCCTCTCCGCGTCCGGCATGCAGTGGGTGATCAACGCCTATCTCCTGGCGCTGGCCGCCTTCTTCGCCGTCGGCGGCCGCCTCGCCGACCTGTACGGACCGCGCCGGATCGTGGTCGTCGGCACGCTGGTGTTCGTCGTGTCTTCGGTGATGTGCGGCTGTGTCCCCAAGGGGGACGCCGCTCAGGGCTGGCTCATCGGATTCCGGGCTGTCCAGGGGGTCGGGGCGGCACTGCTCTTCCCCGCCGCGCTCGCGGTGGTCGTGGCGGTGTTCCCGGCCGAGCGGCGCGGCCGGGCCCTCGCGCTGTTCTTCGGGCTGTCCGGTGCGCTGACCGCCGTAGGGCCGCTGCTGGGCGGCTGGCTCACGGCGGCCTGGACATGGCGCGCGGTGTTCTGGGTCAACGTCCCCGTCGCCGTGGTGGCACTGGGACTGACCGCGATGGCGCACATCGCCGACCGTAGACGCACCGGCACGCTGGACATCGTGGGCGCCGCTCTCATGGCGGCAGGCATGGGACTGAGTGTCCTCGGCTTCCAGCAGGCCTACACCTGGGGCTGGGACAGCCCGGCCACCTGGCTGTGCGTCGCGGGCGGTCTGGCGATCCTCGTCGTCTTCGTCCGCTACGAGCGGGGCGTCCGCCATCCCCTGATCGACCTGCGCGTCTTCCGGGACAAGGGCTTCACCATCGACGCGGTGGTGCTGTTCTTCGCCATGCTCGCCTTCGTCCCGCTGTTCTTCTTCGCGTCCGTGTACGCACAGGTCTCGCTCAGCGCCTCGCCCAACCAGGCGGCACTGTTCCTGCTGTACGTGTTCGCGGGCTTCGCCATCGCCTCCCAGTGGGGCGGCCGGATCCTCGATCAGCGGGGCGCTCGTCCGGCCCTGAAGGCGGGCGGTGTCCTGGGCTGCGTCGGATTCGCCCTGTGGGCGGGCAAGCTGACCGACCTGTCCATGCACGACCAGTGGCCGTACGCGGCCCTGGCCGGCGCGGGCATCGGCTTCATCCTGGCTCCCGCCTCCACGGACGCCGTCAACCGTGCGATCGGGCCGTCCTACGGCGAGGTCACGGGCGTCACCCAGACGGTGCGCAACTACGCGGCGAGCGTGGGCATGGCCGTCTTCGGCACCATGCTCACCCATGTCACGCGCTCGAACGTGACGGACACCCTGCAGGCGCGGGGTCTGTCGGCCGAACAGGCCCGGGACACCGCGCACCACGTCAGCAGCTCCATCACGGGCAGTGGCGACGCCAGCCCACCCTCGGGCACCGGTGCGGCGGCCAGTCAGATGCGCGACCTCGTCAGCACGGTCCGCATGGACTTCGCCGAGGCGAACCAGTGGGTCTTCTACGGCATGGCCGTCGCCCTGGGGATCGCGTTCCTGTTCGCGCTACGGCACCCGGGCGGCACCCCGGCCGAGGCCACCGCAGACGGCGGAGTCTCCTCCGCCGAGGATGCCGCAGCCTCCGGAGCCTTGTCCGCCGAGGACGCGCAGCACCGGCACACCCCCACGAGGACCGACTGA
- a CDS encoding anti-sigma factor, with product MEHTDEETLALMAIGESPSAPDDEHVRTCARCSRELQALSHVASTMKAPGPDERDLLTPPADLWDSIASELHLSTQSRLVPAESDLPETAVSHPGDDSRPKRPKARRLGRFSVALAACAALLGAAAGSTITWWITRDNSSVSAVDGRRLDSLQASSAGYARLSGNDGHRLLKITVEGLPKTSGYFEVWLMDRSHTKLVSMGVLGPDGSATLPVPDNIDLREYSVVDVSVQPYNGKPDHSGDSLVRGPYAG from the coding sequence GTGGAGCACACGGATGAGGAGACACTCGCGCTGATGGCGATCGGGGAGAGCCCGTCCGCTCCCGACGACGAGCACGTGCGCACGTGTGCCCGTTGCTCACGGGAACTCCAAGCCCTCAGTCACGTGGCCTCGACGATGAAGGCGCCCGGACCCGACGAGCGCGATCTGCTCACTCCACCCGCAGACCTGTGGGACTCGATCGCGAGCGAACTGCACCTGTCCACACAGTCCCGCCTCGTCCCGGCCGAGAGCGACCTCCCGGAGACTGCGGTTTCGCACCCCGGCGACGACAGCCGCCCGAAGCGGCCGAAGGCCCGGCGGCTGGGCCGCTTCAGCGTGGCACTCGCCGCCTGCGCCGCACTTCTGGGGGCAGCGGCGGGCAGCACCATCACGTGGTGGATCACCCGCGACAACTCCAGCGTGTCCGCCGTCGACGGCAGGCGCCTGGACTCGCTCCAGGCGAGCTCGGCAGGATACGCCCGGCTCAGCGGCAACGATGGACATCGCCTCCTCAAGATCACAGTCGAGGGACTCCCCAAGACCTCCGGTTACTTCGAGGTATGGCTGATGGACCGTTCCCACACCAAGCTCGTCTCCATGGGAGTGCTCGGCCCTGACGGCAGCGCCACACTGCCGGTGCCGGACAACATCGACCTGCGCGAATACTCCGTGGTCGACGTCTCCGTTCAGCCCTACAACGGCAAGCCCGACCACTCGGGAGACAGCCTCGTCCGCGGCCCCTACGCCGGCTGA
- a CDS encoding SecDF P1 head subdomain-containing protein, whose amino-acid sequence MNDSTENLLHETLLHDTLHTHVREHDGDAGPHLVGLADGALRVARRRQRLARAGAGVALAAAVATAWVAVADDGPPRAHVVQPAEGSDTPKAATVSLLPVTSSTEQACTQADGGYAVGATANHPAMCIHANPAGGMSNVRVSSAKAQKGDIDGSWQVEVTLTPTDRTRFAAFTGSLVSAPPPRNEFAIVVDGKLRGAPAVAASLTGGRFLIVGVYSGDLTSAQAHDLAQRLDPAR is encoded by the coding sequence ATGAACGACTCGACCGAGAACCTGCTGCACGAAACGTTGCTGCACGACACCCTGCACACCCATGTCCGGGAGCACGACGGTGACGCCGGCCCCCATCTTGTCGGCCTGGCCGACGGCGCGTTGCGGGTCGCCCGGCGGCGGCAGCGGCTGGCGCGTGCGGGTGCCGGGGTCGCTCTCGCCGCGGCGGTCGCCACGGCCTGGGTGGCTGTCGCGGACGACGGGCCGCCGCGTGCGCACGTGGTGCAGCCCGCCGAAGGAAGCGACACCCCGAAGGCGGCCACGGTCTCCCTCCTGCCGGTCACCTCGTCGACGGAGCAGGCCTGCACCCAGGCCGACGGCGGCTACGCCGTGGGCGCCACTGCGAACCATCCGGCGATGTGCATCCACGCCAACCCGGCCGGCGGCATGAGCAACGTCCGCGTCTCCTCCGCGAAGGCCCAGAAGGGCGACATCGACGGCAGCTGGCAGGTGGAAGTGACTCTCACGCCCACCGACCGGACCCGTTTCGCCGCGTTCACCGGCTCCCTCGTCTCGGCCCCGCCCCCGCGCAACGAGTTCGCCATCGTCGTCGACGGCAAACTCCGGGGCGCCCCCGCCGTGGCCGCCTCGCTCACGGGCGGCCGCTTCCTGATCGTCGGTGTCTACTCCGGTGACCTCACCAGCGCCCAGGCCCACGACCTCGCCCAGCGGCTGGATCCCGCCAGGTAA
- a CDS encoding FUSC family protein — protein sequence MRGVPAGVFPAAYAGSGRRAVRVALAAAVGFYLFRYGLDSPVAATYALFGAVALGGLSRIPGTGRQRAAIMVRVLPVCWVLVIVGTWLSVRTWSAVAGMLAVGFALAFSAVGGPRPAGVAPGLQLLYILPSFPPYDPGSLDERLLGTTTGLVLLIAAEALIFPEPSPTPYRERTARAAETAAHCARTLTVGPYVLKPADRNAAEEASRGLRSLMVPEAERPAGPGVRVRALAHTGLAVRTLLNRLARLTGPSRAPQEREVADVLRAAAGLATATAQCLRAGTPLLESSEELSSARAALSALSAGTSGSGAGCPSGFGPAVLRRHAAVLEIADAALAMGAAADRAVRGRHAEVEVAPERFWYSGVPAPVLWWHRVRGHAGRRSVFFQNAVRIALALTAARLVAGIDTLPHGFWAMLATLSLTRTTLEATRHTIRLALTGTLAGALLTAGTLTLVGTHTDVYAVLLPLWMLLAFTVGPVRGVGWAQGLFTVLVALVFAQLAPSTWQLAEVRMLDVLIGSAIGAVFGLLAWPRGAHDELRRAAAELLRTAAEVVVATTSSVAGGAATAVPTAAPGQRSLHHAVVLAESAYAQFQSEPAPFTGAARGHPARSVDWQATLIAGHHTLWGSDRLLAPPVTELSAATARAVEALGERMAGRMLLVSAALDPGGDTPPTAVPRIDPVYPEFDAEPVGAPRRYYAVIEWLESLAADLTRISRGASPEVVARSDAGAAAGGSGSRELA from the coding sequence GTGAGGGGTGTCCCAGCCGGGGTGTTCCCGGCGGCCTACGCCGGTTCCGGCCGTCGGGCCGTGCGTGTGGCCCTTGCCGCTGCGGTCGGCTTCTACCTCTTCCGTTACGGGCTCGACAGTCCCGTCGCGGCCACATACGCCCTGTTCGGCGCGGTGGCTCTGGGCGGGCTCTCGCGGATCCCGGGGACCGGACGGCAGCGCGCCGCGATCATGGTGCGGGTGCTTCCGGTGTGCTGGGTCCTGGTGATCGTCGGCACCTGGCTCTCGGTACGCACGTGGAGCGCCGTCGCCGGGATGCTGGCGGTCGGCTTCGCGCTGGCCTTCTCCGCCGTGGGTGGACCGCGCCCGGCGGGCGTGGCACCGGGGCTCCAGCTGCTGTACATCCTGCCGTCGTTCCCGCCCTACGATCCCGGCTCGCTCGACGAGCGGCTCCTCGGTACGACGACCGGGCTGGTGCTGCTGATCGCCGCCGAGGCGCTGATCTTTCCCGAGCCCTCCCCGACGCCGTACCGGGAGCGGACGGCTCGCGCCGCAGAAACGGCGGCCCACTGCGCGCGAACCCTGACCGTGGGGCCGTATGTCCTCAAGCCCGCGGACCGCAACGCGGCGGAAGAGGCAAGCCGGGGGCTGCGGTCGCTGATGGTGCCCGAGGCGGAGCGTCCGGCCGGTCCCGGTGTGCGGGTGCGGGCGCTCGCCCACACCGGCCTCGCCGTCCGCACGCTGCTCAATCGGCTGGCGCGGCTGACCGGCCCGTCCCGGGCACCGCAGGAGCGCGAGGTGGCGGACGTGCTGCGTGCGGCGGCGGGTCTCGCCACTGCGACGGCGCAGTGTCTGCGCGCAGGGACCCCGCTGCTGGAGTCGTCCGAGGAGCTGTCCTCGGCTCGTGCCGCGCTGTCGGCCCTGTCCGCGGGGACGTCCGGCTCGGGGGCTGGTTGCCCGTCCGGATTCGGGCCCGCGGTGCTGCGCAGGCATGCGGCCGTGCTGGAGATCGCGGATGCCGCGCTGGCCATGGGGGCGGCGGCCGACCGTGCCGTACGCGGACGGCACGCCGAGGTGGAGGTGGCGCCGGAGCGCTTCTGGTACTCGGGCGTCCCGGCGCCGGTGCTGTGGTGGCACAGGGTCCGCGGCCATGCGGGGCGCCGCTCGGTGTTCTTCCAGAACGCGGTGCGGATCGCGCTTGCCCTTACCGCGGCGCGGCTCGTCGCGGGAATCGACACCCTGCCGCACGGCTTCTGGGCCATGCTCGCCACGCTCAGTCTCACCAGGACCACCCTGGAGGCGACCCGTCACACCATCCGGCTCGCGCTCACGGGAACGCTGGCCGGGGCGCTGCTGACCGCCGGGACACTGACCCTGGTGGGCACCCACACCGACGTCTACGCCGTACTGCTGCCCCTGTGGATGCTGCTCGCCTTCACCGTAGGACCGGTGCGGGGTGTCGGGTGGGCACAGGGGCTGTTCACCGTGCTGGTGGCGCTGGTGTTCGCGCAGCTGGCGCCGTCCACCTGGCAGCTGGCGGAGGTGCGCATGCTCGACGTGCTGATCGGCAGCGCGATCGGCGCTGTGTTCGGGCTCCTCGCGTGGCCGCGGGGCGCGCACGACGAGCTGCGCCGCGCGGCCGCCGAACTGCTGCGCACGGCCGCGGAGGTCGTGGTGGCCACGACCTCGTCGGTCGCGGGCGGCGCCGCCACGGCCGTGCCGACGGCCGCGCCCGGGCAGCGGTCCCTGCACCACGCGGTCGTCCTCGCCGAGTCGGCCTACGCGCAGTTCCAGAGCGAGCCCGCACCGTTCACGGGCGCCGCGCGGGGTCACCCGGCTCGCTCGGTGGACTGGCAGGCGACGCTCATCGCCGGCCACCACACCCTGTGGGGATCCGACCGGCTCCTGGCTCCGCCCGTCACCGAGCTGTCCGCCGCGACAGCCCGGGCGGTGGAGGCGCTCGGCGAACGCATGGCCGGGCGGATGCTGCTGGTCTCCGCGGCCCTGGATCCCGGCGGGGACACCCCGCCCACTGCGGTACCGCGGATCGATCCCGTGTACCCCGAGTTCGACGCCGAACCGGTGGGCGCGCCCCGGCGCTACTACGCCGTGATCGAGTGGCTCGAGTCCCTGGCCGCCGATCTGACACGGATCTCCCGCGGGGCTTCACCGGAGGTGGTCGCCCGTTCGGACGCCGGTGCGGCGGCCGGAGGCAGCGGCTCTCGCGAGCTTGCCTGA
- a CDS encoding nuclear transport factor 2 family protein, protein MPTTTTSPADLYRHSLRLLLDKDIPGWVDLWAEDGIMEFPFAPPGRPRRLEGKQAVAAYMRPYPDHIDLHEFPEVRIHETTDPETIVVEMRGVGRVVATDGPFEMTYVAVVTVRDGLIVSYRDYWDPLAALALDGTGLGESDR, encoded by the coding sequence ATGCCCACGACCACCACCTCACCGGCGGACCTGTACCGCCACAGCCTGCGTCTGCTGCTCGACAAGGACATCCCCGGCTGGGTCGACCTGTGGGCCGAGGACGGCATCATGGAGTTTCCCTTCGCGCCGCCCGGTCGGCCCCGTCGGCTGGAGGGCAAGCAGGCCGTCGCCGCGTACATGCGCCCCTACCCCGACCACATCGACCTGCACGAATTCCCCGAAGTGCGGATCCATGAGACGACCGACCCCGAGACGATCGTGGTGGAGATGCGGGGTGTGGGCCGCGTGGTCGCGACGGACGGCCCCTTCGAGATGACGTACGTCGCCGTGGTGACCGTACGGGACGGGCTCATCGTGTCCTACCGGGACTACTGGGACCCGCTGGCCGCCCTCGCCCTCGACGGCACCGGCCTCGGGGAGAGCGACCGATGA